TAGCTATGTTTAAGAAACCAGACATGGGAAGGTGCAGAATATCTGGAGTGGTAAATTTAaccttactgtgtgtgtgtgtgtgtttgcgtgtgcgcacatgctGCAGACTGAAGCAGCTGGATGAGCTCCTGAGtcaagcttgtgtgtgtgctgagtctgTGTACAAGATCTTGTATTGGGAGAGTCATACAACCTCTTCTATGTaagtctgtctcacacacacacccaagatCATGTACACACTTTATTTAATCTTGATTGGAATAAAGATTTCTTTGTACAAAAATgttaactatttttaaaatttcctggttgtgtgtgcgtacatacaTGTGCAGATTCTATGGTTTTCTCCTGATGATGGTTTGTTTGCTGTACACCGTTCCTGTGGGCTGGAGTTTGTCTTTGATCAACAGTGCCCTCTTCCTCTGGAACAGAAACTTCTGCAGAGGTCAgtcagtttacacacacacatgcactcattcAGGTGAAAAATGCAGGTTAATTGACACAGATGTTGGCTGTAGACTTTTGAGGGACACAGCTATTGTTTCACTTCCTCTACAGTTGTGCTGCAGTTGAAGGAGCTCTTCCGTACCCCGTctttagccccgccccctgccccgcccacaCAGGGAGAGCTGGAAAAGAGTGAACAAGAACTGGGCAATCTACCAGACCAGACCCCCACACCACCCAGCCTGGAGgtcagacacagaaagagagaaagagagaagtggaaTGAGGGAGTAATCTCTCTGTTATCTCTCTGCAGGACCTGTCACCAGGAAGCGTTGAAGAGGCCGAAGAGGCGGAGCCTGATGATGAGTTTAAAGATGCCATAGAGGTAGATGAAGAtgtctgtcatgtttgttttttctctctctctctctctctctctctctctctctctctctcatctacGCTCTGTCTGACTTGatctcctgtctctgctgtctggacGCATCAGGAAAACCAGCTGGCCCTACAGGTGAGTAGCTCCATCTATGGAGGAGCACTTCAACCTTACAATCGCTATGAGTATCGCAGTCTGAGTGGAAACATGCACCTAATGTATTAGGCTTTATAGAGGAAGTGTTAACACGTCCAGCTAATAGCTCTGACCAGTATCTCTTAGTTACTGGTAATGACTGGTAGGCAGTCACCAGTACTAATGACCAGTAGCCACTAACCACCACTCCAACAACAAAGTAGTTGATCATGAAGTGTGTGCGCGTCTAGCAAAATGGCTAGATGATTTGTGTTGTgtctgcatggtgtgtgtgtgtgggtgggtgtgtgtttacatggcTTACCTCTTTGCTTTCCTCTCTAAGGAAGCACAGCTGTCTTTTGTGGTAAGTAACTGGTGATGCAGTCTGACGGTCTTTGAGTTAGGTCACTTCATCTGTTAAACTGCAAAGAACTGCTGCACtattgcacgtgtgtgtgtgtgtgtgtgtgtggttgagtggTCACTTGCACGCTTCTATTTTGACTCTTCTGAGCATGTACACCAATTTCTATACTGAGACTGTGAAtggggctgtctgtgtgatTGTGGTGAACCTTGCTGGCCTCAGGTTTTTAttggtgagtgtgcatgtgtttgtgtgaatgcatCAATTGGgtgtaatgttttaaaattattttaaatttgacatTCCAGAATGTAATAGAACATGTATGATTCTCCAAATAGCTGCCATGTTTGTTGTAATTTCCCTGTAAGCATAGGATTGGTGCATTTCTGTGCGTAACCGCCCCACTTTGAATATAGGTGTGGCCAGCAGTGTATGGGCTGTCCAAAGCCCTGTGGAGACGCATAGTTCATAAGGTGCCCCTCCCATGCCACCAGTCATTTGCTCTGGGTGTTCTAACCACACCTCTTCAAGTCTTTCCTCACTGTATTGACTAGTACTCACCGTGGTGTTCGCCTGGTAATATGGCACTTCTGGGCTCTTATTGGTTCCCACGTTTTATCTCTTGTGTCTACAGTTAATTGCtgctatatttgtttttaaattggatGGTATTAGATAAACTGAGTCAATCCTAATAACATATACCTTCATATTTAGTGGGCtggggtggttttttttgttttttttcccccctgtatTTTCTtgaatttctttattttatgttgAAATGTCAAGCAgagtaaaataacaaaacctGCATGTTGCCCGCTGCATATGAAGCTCGTCACATGGATCTTGCATCATACACGTCCATCAGGTGAAAGGAACCCTCACACTGTCTTCTCAGTTGGTCGCGGTGTTGGGTAGAGGGTTCGTACCAGGTCCTGTGGGAGTGTTGGTAGGCGGTGCTCGTGAGTGGCCATCTTCAGGAAGCCAGTGTGTGGGTTCCTCCCCCTAACGACCAGCCGGAGGAGAGTCCTGAGGGACTTGTCCCAGGTCTTTTCTAATGTTTGGTGCCATACGTGGGGATGTGGGTGCAGTACGACTCATTTCCTTCTGAGTGTGTGAACTGCCCTGGCTGAATAAAAGCTGAAAGTTGGTTTTTTCTgcttcttccccccccccccccccccacctctatTTTTTGGTtggtcggtctctctctctctctctctgtgtggtagGATGATGAGGAGGTGTCCGTGGGTGGGTCTGATTATGACTCCGTGTCTGATAACGGCCTGTTGAGCAGGAATGAACCCATACGCAGCAGAGTGTCCAAGCTCACTGAGAAACTGCGCAAGCGTGTACCCACCAATCCCACCGGTAAGACTCCACTCCACCTGCTCCTTTAGTCTCTTTCATCCTGTCACTTGCTCACttattcattcactcacacgCTCATTgactctctcattcattcacttcTTCATTCAGGCAtatacagtgcctccaagtagtattcaaccccctgcagattttgcaggtttacatATTTGGAGTTAACTTAGCAATCTGAAATTTGACTGTAGATGGGCCTTGATgtgtgaaatgcactgcagcaaaaaagaatgtttgtttattatttctctgtttttgggttcgtttgttttttgttttttaccagGGGGTCAAATATTATTCAACCTGTCAACCAgcagaattctgtttggttccctcaagtattaagaaataattgaggtattaagatcaatgagcttcacatgcttggatttattttctgttttttcccacCTGTTCTGACTATAAAAGAccctccccaaacaagtgaacagcactcatacacGGTCAGcatgggaaagactaaggagcattccaaggccATGTGTGGAGGCTCACAAGGCTGGCAAGgggtacaaaaccctttccaaggagCTGAGCCTACCTGTCTTCACCGTTGGGAGCATCATCCGGATGTGGAAAGCTTATGGaactactgttaaccttccacggCCTGGACAGCCTATCATggctgtggggctgcttctcagccaaggggCCCCCCCATCTGGTCCGCATCCACAGGAAGATGGATAGCACAACCTACCTGGAGAGTTTGCCCAAAAACATCCACTCCTCCATTATGAATCTTAAGATGGGTcgtcatttcatcttccaacaggacaacgaccccaagcACCcggccaagaaaaccaaggcctggtttaggagggaaaagatcaaggtgttacagtggcctagtcagtctcctgaccttaacccaacTGAAAACTTGTGTAACGAGCTCAAGATCAAAGGCcacaagagatgcccaaagaacctagacaacttggagtagatctgcatggaggagcgggccaagattactccagagacctgtgctggcctgatcaggtcttataaaaaatgattaatagctgtaattgcaaacaagggttGTTCTACAAAATACTACAcctaggggttgaataataactgaccctaatttttatgtttaaaatgtattataatttaattgaacttgtactttttgtttgtaatatttaggcatctgttaaTACATGCTACActtgttcaaagtttgaaggcactaaattatttgcaacttgttgaatttgcaaaatctgcagggcGTTGAATACCACTTGGAGGCACTGTGTTTGTTAACGCACTTAGTCACCCAATAACGCTGCTTTATTCTGTCATCACAGCTGCAGTGGGAATGAATTGATCCCTTCGTCTTACCATgtcaaattctctctctctgcctctctgcctcgcAGGTAACTGCTCCAGCTGTGCGTGTGCGTTCTCTGTGTTAAAGAAACGGGTATGCCATTTGCCATCAGTGCTCTCGTCGGCCACACCCAGCGCACAGTTGTTGGAATGTTGCTGTGACATCGCTGGCAGAACGTTGCTGATGTGTATTGAATGTTTGTTGCAGAGGTACTGCACTAACTGTGGGGTCATCTTCTGCTCACGCTGCTGTTCTTACAAAGTGTTCAGGTCCAGTATGGGAGCCACAGGTGCGCACGGCGTCACTCCCGCACGGACGCTAGGCCACACGCTTACATACGTAATCGCACTGCTCATCTTCTGAGGTTTATAACATAACACGCGACTCATGATGACACTTTGCCATTTTGATTGGATTCTGTCATCAAAGGCACAAACATAATAGTGGTATGTTAGTTTATAACATGTAACACAAAAACAGGGTTGTGACATTACAGGTACACAAGTGGCATCCTTTGAAACTGTGGTCGTCCAGTGCTATTAGCAGTGAAGAAAGTAGCTAAATGACACTTTatcttctttttacatttttttactttgtgttgCCTTTTTCTACCTCTTCTttcgttctctctttctctctccccctctctagcGCCGGAGGCCCAGAGGGAGACGGTGTTTGTGTGCGGCCCATGCAATACCTCGCTCCTCGGCAAATAGGAC
The sequence above is a segment of the Electrophorus electricus isolate fEleEle1 chromosome 16, fEleEle1.pri, whole genome shotgun sequence genome. Coding sequences within it:
- the zfyve27 gene encoding protrudin isoform X1; amino-acid sequence: MQPAAAADSQESPQGSGDRAEITQLSAQDPSSSDTSSEQASPRPLTLDLLNMVVSYKRMAVFLEPVTDAVELLRCLLGWRMPLCSLFCCVLLNMLFITLSEVAWFSVVLLLVSVPAALGYFGDRCQGVIGETVAQKKRHYAVQRRELQTVHMSRQEAMLEVKGLLKQLDELLSQACVCAESVYKILYWESHTTSSIFYGFLLMMVCLLYTVPVGWSLSLINSALFLWNRNFCRVVLQLKELFRTPSLAPPPAPPTQGELEKSEQELGNLPDQTPTPPSLEDLSPGSVEEAEEAEPDDEFKDAIEENQLALQEAQLSFVDDEEVSVGGSDYDSVSDNGLLSRNEPIRSRVSKLTEKLRKRVPTNPTGNCSSCACAFSVLKKRRYCTNCGVIFCSRCCSYKVFRSSMGATAPEAQRETVFVCGPCNTSLLGK
- the zfyve27 gene encoding protrudin isoform X2, translating into MQPAAAADSQESPQGSGDRAEITQLSAQDPSSSDTSSEQASPRPLTLDLLNMVVSYKRMAVFLEPVTDAVELLRCLLGWRMPLCSLFCCVLLNMLFITLSEVAWFSVVLLLVSVPAALGYFGDRCQGVIGETVAQKKRHYAVQRRELQTVHMSRQEAMLEVKGLLKQLDELLSQACVCAESVYKILYWESHTTSSIFYGFLLMMVCLLYTVPVGWSLSLINSALFLWNRNFCRVVLQLKELFRTPSLAPPPAPPTQGELEKSEQELGNLPDQTPTPPSLEDLSPGSVEEAEEAEPDDEFKDAIEENQLALQDDEEVSVGGSDYDSVSDNGLLSRNEPIRSRVSKLTEKLRKRVPTNPTGNCSSCACAFSVLKKRRYCTNCGVIFCSRCCSYKVFRSSMGATAPEAQRETVFVCGPCNTSLLGK
- the zfyve27 gene encoding protrudin isoform X3, translating into MQPAAAADSQESPQGSGDRAEITQLSAQDPSSSDTSSEQASPRPLTLDLLNMVVSYKRMAVFLEPVTDAVELLRCLLGWRMPLCSLFCCVLLNMLFITLSEVAWFSVVLLLVSVPAALGYFGDRCQGVIGETVAQKKRHYAVQRRELQTVHMSRQEAMLEVKGLLKQLDELLSQACVCAESVYKILYWESHTTSSIFYGFLLMMVCLLYTVPVGWSLSLINSALFLWNRNFCRVVLQLKELFRTPSLAPPPAPPTQGELEKSEQELGNLPDQTPTPPSLEDLSPGSVEEAEEAEPDDEFKDAIEDDEEVSVGGSDYDSVSDNGLLSRNEPIRSRVSKLTEKLRKRVPTNPTGNCSSCACAFSVLKKRRYCTNCGVIFCSRCCSYKVFRSSMGATAPEAQRETVFVCGPCNTSLLGK